A window of Pirellula sp. SH-Sr6A contains these coding sequences:
- a CDS encoding DUF1254 domain-containing protein, which translates to MSKSPTAFSDDRTPVRVTVDNFRRAESEMYFARFVKEGGFGKFKHERELAPIDNQTVIRLNRDTLYSFGVFDLDAGSVSIKLPDAGKRYMAAQIIDQDHYVPDVFYAPGTYEVSKEKIGSRYVCLAIRTFVNPNVPADLKAVHALQDAIEAKQESVGKFEVSNFDPTSLTKVREALLALAAANGGIDSARMFGRKGDVDTVQHLIGTAAGWGGNPRNAALYAGDVPEQNDGKTVYQLTVKNVPVDGFWSVSVYNKGGYFEKNKQNVYTMNNVTAVPNEDGSVTIQFGGDEKALNCIPIIPGWNYVVRMYRPRQEILNGTWEFPKARPVE; encoded by the coding sequence ATGAGCAAATCGCCAACGGCGTTCTCCGATGATCGAACGCCTGTGCGGGTGACGGTCGATAATTTCCGCCGGGCCGAGTCGGAGATGTACTTTGCACGGTTCGTCAAGGAAGGCGGTTTCGGGAAATTCAAACACGAACGTGAACTGGCCCCAATCGACAATCAAACGGTAATTCGCCTGAACCGTGATACTTTGTACTCGTTTGGCGTGTTCGACCTCGATGCCGGGTCGGTCAGCATCAAGCTTCCGGACGCAGGCAAGCGGTACATGGCTGCGCAAATTATTGATCAGGATCATTACGTTCCTGACGTATTTTACGCGCCTGGAACATACGAGGTATCGAAAGAAAAGATCGGCTCTCGATATGTGTGCTTGGCGATTCGGACGTTTGTGAACCCCAATGTGCCAGCGGACTTGAAGGCCGTGCACGCCCTCCAGGACGCGATCGAGGCCAAACAGGAATCTGTGGGCAAGTTCGAAGTTTCCAACTTCGATCCGACATCCCTCACAAAGGTTCGCGAGGCACTGTTGGCGTTAGCCGCTGCCAACGGCGGTATCGACTCAGCACGTATGTTCGGACGGAAGGGCGACGTCGATACCGTGCAGCATCTCATCGGTACTGCCGCCGGCTGGGGTGGCAATCCCCGGAATGCCGCGCTCTACGCGGGGGACGTGCCGGAGCAGAATGACGGTAAGACGGTTTATCAATTGACCGTTAAGAACGTGCCGGTCGACGGGTTTTGGTCGGTGAGCGTTTACAACAAAGGAGGATATTTCGAGAAGAATAAGCAGAACGTTTATACGATGAACAATGTCACTGCCGTGCCCAACGAAGACGGTTCTGTCACCATCCAATTTGGCGGCGATGAGAAAGCACTGAATTGCATACCGATCATCCCGGGATGGAACTACGTCGTCCGAATGTATCGTCCTCGACAAGAAATTCTGAACGGCACATGGGAGTTTCCAAAGGCCCGGCCAGTGGAATAA
- a CDS encoding DUF2188 domain-containing protein codes for MGLVLFGWLAEGVPYHDHYSPVDTFSQFIDSYVRLSNNDSIVSTTVGRFLANGPKTRSFSMVKKNVYVVPSGNRWAVKTEGTQKPLSNHRPQQAASEAGRKVAQQNQSELVIHRPNGQIRDKDSFGNDPCPPRDGSK; via the coding sequence ATGGGTCTCGTCCTTTTTGGGTGGCTTGCAGAGGGAGTCCCCTACCACGACCATTATTCTCCAGTCGACACTTTTTCGCAATTCATTGACAGTTATGTGCGATTATCTAACAATGATAGCATCGTCTCGACGACTGTGGGTCGATTTCTGGCTAATGGCCCTAAAACCAGGAGTTTTTCGATGGTAAAGAAGAATGTGTATGTGGTCCCAAGCGGCAATCGTTGGGCGGTTAAGACAGAGGGGACCCAAAAGCCTCTATCAAACCACAGGCCCCAGCAAGCGGCGTCAGAAGCCGGACGCAAGGTTGCTCAACAAAATCAAAGCGAGCTGGTGATTCACCGTCCGAATGGACAGATTCGCGACAAAGACAGTTTTGGAAACGATCCTTGTCCGCCGAGAGATGGGTCAAAGTAG
- a CDS encoding ImmA/IrrE family metallo-endopeptidase, which yields MEAVEQGELVAENERRRLSLGHNPIADMAELINGQNIWASGAVLPDEMSGLFLHHSSIGLFILVNFSHPRARKRFSYAHEYAHALLDREATATVSIAADRRKLTEVRANAFAASLLLPRAGVDAFLESRFKASPSVLDQAVYDPMAEEDRGEVKASRRAAAFSQVLTFEDVAALSHHFGVSYQAALFRLKSLAIVNAPEFEELREKENLGLRFLQLLEMWDDLYGKETRSPDRELISQVVHLALEAFRREEISSGKMRDLSKLLGVPSKELLQLAEAT from the coding sequence ATGGAAGCTGTGGAACAAGGCGAGCTAGTGGCAGAAAATGAGCGCCGCCGGTTGAGTCTAGGACACAATCCAATTGCTGACATGGCCGAACTCATCAATGGACAGAACATCTGGGCATCCGGAGCCGTCTTGCCGGATGAAATGTCCGGGCTGTTTTTGCATCACAGCTCGATCGGTCTATTCATTCTGGTGAATTTCAGTCATCCTCGGGCGAGGAAGCGGTTCTCATACGCTCACGAATATGCGCACGCGCTGTTAGATCGCGAAGCTACTGCAACTGTTTCCATTGCCGCTGATAGAAGGAAGCTAACTGAGGTAAGGGCCAATGCCTTTGCTGCTTCTCTATTGCTCCCACGAGCAGGCGTCGACGCATTCCTAGAATCGCGGTTTAAGGCAAGCCCCAGTGTATTAGACCAAGCTGTATACGATCCGATGGCAGAGGAAGATCGCGGTGAAGTGAAGGCTTCTCGCCGAGCAGCCGCCTTTTCCCAGGTTCTTACCTTTGAAGACGTGGCTGCACTCTCGCACCATTTCGGCGTGAGCTATCAAGCTGCTCTATTTAGGTTGAAGAGCTTAGCCATCGTGAATGCCCCGGAATTTGAGGAGCTGCGAGAAAAAGAGAATCTTGGCTTGCGGTTCCTACAATTGTTGGAGATGTGGGACGATCTGTATGGCAAGGAAACCCGCTCTCCAGACCGGGAACTCATTAGTCAGGTCGTTCACCTTGCACTGGAGGCTTTTCGAAGAGAAGAAATTTCTTCCGGGAAAATGAGAGATCTGAGCAAGCTACTTGGAGTGCCCTCGAAAGAACTGCTTCAACTGGCCGAGGCTACTTGA
- a CDS encoding four helix bundle protein, with translation MAFAFEKLLVYQKSVDFVDAVCTATEQFLRGYGFLVDQLNRAALSISSNIAEGNGRFTKAERKHFFGIARGSVQECVPQLELAKRRGLIDEPKHVKLKSQLEDISRMLSGLINGLENREI, from the coding sequence ATGGCCTTCGCATTCGAGAAGCTTCTCGTCTACCAAAAGTCCGTCGACTTCGTTGACGCAGTCTGCACCGCCACCGAACAATTTCTACGCGGCTATGGTTTCCTCGTAGATCAACTCAATCGCGCCGCGTTATCGATTTCATCCAACATTGCCGAAGGCAATGGTCGATTCACCAAAGCCGAGCGCAAACACTTTTTCGGCATCGCACGGGGCTCCGTCCAAGAATGCGTCCCTCAACTTGAACTCGCGAAACGTCGAGGTCTGATCGACGAGCCCAAGCACGTCAAACTCAAATCCCAACTTGAAGATATCTCTCGCATGCTATCCGGCTTGATCAATGGACTCGAGAACCGCGAAATATAA
- a CDS encoding DEAD/DEAH box helicase encodes MVNFSKLLSEDVSPVPVVPSDIFHSLPRSDTKFDYLRDVQGEVLKAWHSRRHERDIVIKMNTGSGKTLVGLLMLQSLLNEEIGPALYLCPNKQLVDQVCQTAHEIGITAVSDGASTELPHEFLNSEAIYVTTFKKLFNGRSVFGIPGSNRQPVTIGGVLVDDAHSCLSLARETVTVTLEAGTLGYNKIFGLFRSVLNEQSSSKVAEIEQGYPWTTMPVPYWAWMDLQQDVAKILAKHREDSSLAFAWDLIKDNLYTCHCFISGRKLEITPHIVPIESVPSFSKAKRRFFLSATLIDDSILLKEFGIAKAAAASPIRPPLVGDIGERMVLAPSLIDNSLEAQIPSLCKSVASKGHNVVVLVPSFKAAERWTKAGAILPQGDEIGATVAKLRTTQGNFVVLANRYDGIDLPDTACRLLVLDGVPTGESYYEQHIASVRSDSTLVTGRVAQNIEQGLGRGVRSGKDYCVVLLCGSHLVQFVGVKERLNLFSPETKQQFIIGQEIVKQSKDETGKPLEKLLGLMKSCLNRDPGWKAYHAKKMVGLTPNTQDPVKLNIAEAEREASLLVHSGSYIEAGEYLQKVLDLRNIDAESDKGWFMQIAASYIQLADPTRAQEMQRKAHQWNRLLFRPIAGVRYQKIIAKTGLQAQNTLSWVQSHTDPNAITVSIDSLTNSLVFGVNHSRFEEAWKHLGKILGFASERPEEELGKGPDALWAMPDNRFLLTEIKNEVELDRKEIYQNEAEQMSNSLNWFIKEYGKDTPVVLLMIHPTSKLSDSAYPPASMEVMTLTKLEELHARLRAFAAALSAKAPESWTAGEIGSLLASHRLDAGSIRSSYSVPTKK; translated from the coding sequence ATGGTCAATTTTAGCAAGTTGCTTAGTGAGGACGTCTCACCAGTTCCTGTAGTTCCTTCAGACATTTTCCATTCTTTACCTAGGTCAGACACGAAGTTTGATTATCTTCGCGATGTCCAAGGCGAAGTACTGAAGGCTTGGCATTCTCGCCGTCACGAACGAGACATCGTCATCAAAATGAACACGGGATCCGGAAAGACTCTTGTGGGCCTGTTGATGCTCCAATCGTTATTGAACGAGGAAATTGGACCAGCCCTTTACCTTTGTCCCAACAAGCAACTTGTGGATCAAGTATGTCAGACAGCCCATGAAATAGGTATTACCGCTGTATCCGACGGCGCATCGACTGAGTTACCGCACGAATTCCTCAACAGCGAAGCAATCTACGTAACCACCTTCAAGAAGTTGTTCAACGGCCGATCGGTTTTTGGCATCCCTGGTTCCAATCGACAGCCCGTCACGATTGGCGGCGTTCTTGTTGACGATGCGCACAGTTGCCTATCTCTTGCCCGCGAAACAGTTACCGTCACGCTGGAGGCCGGAACATTGGGTTACAACAAGATTTTTGGATTGTTCAGGTCTGTCCTTAATGAACAGTCTTCCAGCAAAGTTGCTGAGATTGAGCAAGGATATCCATGGACAACCATGCCCGTTCCTTATTGGGCTTGGATGGACCTTCAACAGGACGTTGCTAAGATTCTTGCCAAGCACCGCGAAGATTCGTCTCTGGCGTTCGCCTGGGACTTGATTAAGGACAACCTTTATACCTGCCACTGCTTCATTTCTGGTAGGAAATTGGAAATAACACCTCATATAGTACCCATCGAATCCGTACCAAGTTTTTCGAAAGCTAAACGCCGTTTCTTCCTATCTGCGACACTGATCGACGATTCTATCTTACTAAAGGAATTTGGAATCGCGAAAGCGGCTGCGGCGTCGCCAATCCGCCCTCCTCTTGTTGGTGACATCGGTGAGCGTATGGTTCTGGCTCCAAGTCTGATCGACAACTCCTTGGAAGCTCAAATTCCTTCGCTTTGTAAGTCAGTAGCATCAAAGGGTCACAATGTTGTTGTTCTTGTTCCATCATTCAAGGCCGCTGAGAGATGGACTAAGGCTGGTGCGATCCTTCCACAAGGAGATGAGATCGGAGCAACTGTCGCGAAGCTTCGCACGACACAGGGGAATTTCGTTGTTTTAGCGAACCGGTATGATGGGATCGATCTGCCCGATACTGCTTGTCGCCTCCTCGTCCTCGACGGTGTTCCAACTGGGGAGTCATATTACGAGCAACACATCGCTTCGGTTCGGTCGGACTCTACCTTGGTTACCGGTCGAGTTGCACAGAATATTGAACAAGGGTTGGGCAGAGGTGTGAGGTCCGGAAAGGATTACTGTGTCGTTCTATTGTGCGGATCGCATCTTGTGCAGTTCGTAGGAGTAAAGGAAAGGCTCAATCTCTTCTCACCTGAAACGAAACAGCAGTTCATAATTGGCCAAGAGATCGTTAAACAGTCGAAGGACGAAACAGGCAAGCCCCTCGAAAAGCTTTTAGGTTTAATGAAGAGTTGCCTCAATCGTGACCCAGGATGGAAGGCTTACCATGCTAAAAAAATGGTTGGGCTGACTCCAAATACTCAAGACCCAGTTAAGTTGAACATAGCAGAAGCAGAGCGTGAAGCATCGCTTCTGGTCCACTCAGGCAGCTACATTGAGGCCGGCGAGTACCTTCAAAAGGTGCTGGATCTCCGGAATATTGACGCCGAGTCTGACAAAGGCTGGTTCATGCAGATTGCCGCGTCATACATTCAGCTAGCCGATCCGACCCGGGCTCAAGAAATGCAACGCAAGGCTCACCAATGGAACAGGCTACTTTTCCGCCCTATAGCTGGAGTTCGCTATCAGAAGATAATTGCAAAAACGGGGCTGCAGGCCCAAAACACCCTTTCCTGGGTGCAATCACACACGGACCCGAATGCTATAACGGTTTCAATCGACTCTCTCACAAATAGTCTCGTATTCGGCGTCAATCATTCGCGATTCGAGGAGGCATGGAAGCACCTCGGAAAAATTCTTGGCTTTGCCAGCGAACGCCCGGAGGAAGAACTGGGCAAGGGACCAGACGCGTTGTGGGCGATGCCTGATAATCGCTTCCTTCTAACGGAAATCAAGAACGAGGTCGAACTTGATAGGAAGGAGATTTACCAAAATGAAGCTGAGCAGATGTCAAATAGCCTCAACTGGTTCATCAAGGAGTACGGCAAGGATACACCGGTCGTTTTGCTGATGATACACCCGACGTCCAAGTTGTCGGACTCAGCGTATCCTCCAGCAAGCATGGAAGTAATGACCTTAACTAAATTGGAAGAACTCCACGCTCGATTGCGTGCCTTCGCAGCTGCATTGTCTGCCAAAGCTCCCGAATCCTGGACCGCTGGGGAAATCGGAAGTTTGCTTGCGAGCCATCGACTCGATGCCGGGAGTATTAGATCTTCGTACAGTGTCCCGACGAAGAAATAG
- a CDS encoding argonaute/piwi family protein — MMRNALISHLYAMPRKVYDFRPVTFLADESRENLLSKAVPDGVDCPNWLNVCPMFEADVRVFHFDQQEPFVGLCLNVFTRRRISRTCKELLADGFDIQGYYVGRQVLSTDSRIQPRFRLAGRVDRIDAERLILSDHRDNEDNVAPDEVQIEAAAFEPLVRHALGDLAGATLERLRGLLENFYTGPSRFERLRATCKYFSDRRLEVAPGVGCHTGSFLSQDNGRNFPRIDKAPSVAYVFDPSGGKTDTWHDRGMENFGPYSAPTFTPTRPRICVVCQRNHKGRVEQFIRKFLRGISIPGSNRSPFAKGLIRKYALEDATTDFYESDGPTAHAYQKAVYRAAAAQSEQNFRYDLALVETEERFHELRGSNSPYLVTKAEFMSLQIPVQEFEIETTEIPDSRLQYVLNNMALATYAKLGGVPWLVRAHLPIAHELVVGMGSAQITEGRLGETQRVVGITTVFSGDGNYCLSTLSRAVRFEDYADELLVSLKNTIERLSKNMGWQPKEHVRLVFHAFKPLKEAEEEAVKALIASLGDYDVEYAFLHVVEEHPLLLFDQSQEGEPAYDGKNGMKGVYAPERGRFLRLSGHEILMTLTGPKDVKQVSDGMPRPVILRLGRGSTFNDMTYLTRQVNTFACHSWRSYFPSPLPVTIQYSELIARLLGNLSTVPQWNPIHLVGRIGEGRWFL; from the coding sequence ATGATGCGAAACGCTCTAATAAGCCATTTATACGCCATGCCGCGTAAGGTGTATGACTTTCGGCCAGTTACGTTCCTCGCTGATGAATCACGGGAAAACCTTCTCTCGAAAGCGGTTCCAGATGGTGTCGATTGTCCGAATTGGCTTAATGTTTGCCCGATGTTTGAGGCAGACGTGCGAGTTTTTCATTTTGACCAGCAAGAGCCTTTTGTGGGTCTTTGCCTGAACGTATTCACTCGGCGAAGGATTTCACGTACCTGTAAAGAACTTCTCGCTGATGGTTTTGATATCCAAGGCTATTACGTAGGTCGGCAAGTCCTATCGACTGATTCACGAATCCAACCACGATTCCGATTGGCCGGTCGTGTCGATCGAATTGATGCTGAAAGGTTGATTCTGAGCGATCACCGCGACAACGAAGACAATGTCGCTCCTGATGAAGTCCAAATCGAAGCGGCAGCGTTCGAGCCGCTCGTCCGACACGCTTTAGGAGACTTGGCGGGTGCCACGCTCGAACGATTACGGGGCTTACTTGAGAATTTTTACACCGGTCCATCGCGTTTTGAACGACTTCGAGCGACTTGCAAATATTTTTCCGATCGTCGACTGGAAGTCGCTCCAGGTGTTGGATGCCATACTGGCTCTTTTCTGTCGCAAGACAATGGTCGAAATTTTCCTCGCATCGATAAGGCACCATCGGTTGCGTATGTTTTTGATCCGTCTGGTGGGAAGACTGACACATGGCACGATCGTGGCATGGAAAATTTTGGCCCGTATTCTGCACCAACGTTTACTCCAACACGTCCAAGAATCTGTGTTGTTTGCCAGAGGAATCACAAGGGTCGCGTTGAACAATTTATACGCAAATTTCTACGAGGAATCTCCATTCCGGGATCCAATCGATCGCCATTTGCCAAGGGACTAATTCGAAAGTACGCGCTTGAGGATGCTACGACAGACTTTTACGAGAGTGATGGACCTACTGCCCATGCTTATCAAAAAGCAGTGTACCGCGCTGCCGCGGCGCAAAGTGAGCAGAACTTCCGATACGACCTAGCTCTTGTAGAGACCGAAGAGCGATTTCACGAACTGCGGGGTAGCAATAGCCCCTATCTAGTCACCAAAGCGGAATTCATGAGTCTTCAGATTCCGGTCCAGGAGTTTGAGATCGAGACAACAGAAATTCCCGACAGCAGGTTGCAATATGTACTGAACAATATGGCGCTCGCGACTTACGCTAAACTTGGAGGTGTCCCATGGCTTGTGAGGGCACATCTGCCAATTGCACACGAACTCGTGGTCGGCATGGGTAGTGCGCAAATCACTGAGGGCAGGCTCGGCGAGACTCAGCGTGTTGTCGGGATAACCACAGTTTTCAGTGGAGATGGCAACTACTGTCTCTCAACACTGTCCAGGGCTGTACGATTCGAGGACTACGCAGATGAATTGCTGGTATCGTTGAAAAATACGATCGAGCGACTTTCCAAGAACATGGGATGGCAGCCAAAGGAACACGTTCGACTCGTATTTCACGCCTTCAAGCCGCTAAAGGAAGCTGAGGAAGAAGCAGTCAAAGCACTCATTGCAAGCCTTGGTGATTACGACGTCGAGTACGCATTTTTACATGTCGTTGAGGAGCATCCCTTACTGTTGTTCGACCAATCCCAAGAAGGTGAACCTGCGTACGATGGCAAGAATGGTATGAAAGGAGTCTATGCGCCGGAGCGGGGACGCTTCTTACGATTATCCGGACACGAGATCTTAATGACTCTTACCGGGCCGAAGGATGTTAAACAGGTATCAGACGGAATGCCTCGTCCCGTCATATTGCGGTTGGGTCGAGGATCTACGTTTAACGACATGACCTACCTCACCCGTCAAGTTAACACGTTTGCGTGTCATTCATGGCGAAGTTATTTCCCTTCGCCACTTCCAGTAACGATCCAGTATTCGGAGTTGATCGCACGACTTCTAGGAAATCTTTCCACTGTGCCGCAATGGAATCCCATTCATCTGGTCGGGCGGATCGGAGAAGGAAGATGGTTTCTATGA
- a CDS encoding aminotransferase class V-fold PLP-dependent enzyme, whose amino-acid sequence MQFGAKLLSGPCRNVLVTDLSWPGYQAILQQQSHTAACRVSLIPLREKIMRDGVSSSEVVQLITAAFHTFRCDGLFLPLIDNFGVKLPVRRIVRAIESSADLRFVLVDGAQALGQIPLELSECYCDLLIASTQKWLRAYSPMGVGFYCMRQNGSYVHSTLERWTRMGYLEDPLLRFTMELETGRFNRFGETVSIAPLFNVNAACIDALARIDIPNTDARTTIDSYESLHGWTRLATASDMESKASVFKAGTASVRKLPAEVIRSRFFRSGLVVSAYDKGLVRVSEPTSALIGDELDQLVLGFNGVPHHLHYSCR is encoded by the coding sequence ATGCAGTTTGGAGCAAAGCTCCTCTCTGGCCCATGTAGGAACGTTTTGGTCACCGACCTGTCTTGGCCCGGTTATCAAGCAATTCTCCAGCAGCAGAGTCACACAGCCGCGTGCAGGGTCTCCCTGATACCACTTCGCGAAAAGATAATGCGGGACGGGGTTTCTTCGAGTGAAGTCGTCCAGTTAATCACTGCGGCGTTTCACACATTTCGCTGCGATGGGCTGTTTTTACCACTAATCGATAATTTTGGCGTGAAGCTACCTGTGCGGAGAATCGTTCGTGCGATTGAATCATCAGCTGATTTGCGGTTTGTGCTCGTTGATGGTGCTCAAGCACTGGGTCAGATCCCCTTGGAGCTGAGTGAATGCTACTGCGACTTACTTATTGCGAGTACTCAAAAGTGGCTCCGAGCCTATTCCCCGATGGGCGTGGGATTCTACTGCATGCGGCAGAACGGGAGTTATGTCCATTCCACCCTGGAGCGTTGGACAAGGATGGGATACCTCGAAGATCCGCTCCTCCGATTCACCATGGAACTTGAGACCGGTCGATTCAATCGATTCGGCGAAACGGTTTCTATCGCTCCCCTTTTCAACGTCAATGCAGCTTGTATCGACGCCTTGGCACGGATCGATATCCCAAACACCGATGCCCGAACCACAATCGACTCTTACGAGTCGCTCCATGGTTGGACACGGCTTGCCACAGCATCGGACATGGAAAGCAAAGCCTCAGTGTTCAAGGCGGGCACTGCAAGCGTGAGAAAGCTACCAGCGGAAGTTATTCGAAGCCGATTCTTTCGCAGTGGATTGGTGGTCAGTGCTTACGACAAGGGATTGGTTCGCGTATCCGAGCCCACATCCGCTCTGATTGGCGACGAACTCGATCAACTTGTCTTGGGATTCAACGGCGTGCCGCATCATTTGCATTATTCTTGCAGATAG
- a CDS encoding ParB/RepB/Spo0J family partition protein — translation MTSTRNILERIKPQLDESMGVRANDSRPQLSPVPNAKDVGRRALRTFGTLAIEILIPDPDQPRTEFDEQEIEHLSKSILDKGQLHPIRVRWSETHGKWIIISGERRFRAIKLAGLTTAECYFQEGELTKTDILEQQLIENLLRADLKPIEEATAFDDLMKLNGWTAKELSEAIRVSQPKIARSLALLKLPSDIRERIDAGEISARAAYEASKLESEEQQRAAVTVGPSDQVQPSIDSVQKQVRMRAGSTTKKQRGVKQTFVLEDGWKITVSAARKANYHEVEQALQQALDEVRLRIENNVQLG, via the coding sequence ATGACAAGCACACGAAACATCTTAGAACGAATCAAACCCCAGCTCGATGAATCGATGGGAGTTCGTGCCAACGATTCTCGTCCTCAGTTGAGCCCTGTTCCAAATGCCAAGGATGTTGGGAGACGCGCTCTTCGCACGTTCGGAACACTTGCGATTGAAATCCTCATCCCCGATCCCGACCAGCCGAGAACGGAGTTCGATGAGCAAGAGATTGAGCACCTTTCCAAGAGCATCCTGGATAAGGGGCAATTGCACCCCATTCGAGTTCGATGGTCTGAAACGCATGGCAAATGGATCATAATCTCCGGTGAACGTCGCTTCCGAGCAATCAAGCTAGCAGGACTAACCACCGCAGAGTGTTACTTCCAAGAAGGCGAGCTGACCAAAACAGACATTCTCGAACAACAGTTGATCGAGAACTTACTTCGAGCTGACCTCAAGCCAATTGAAGAGGCAACGGCGTTTGATGATCTGATGAAACTCAATGGCTGGACCGCTAAGGAGCTTTCCGAGGCGATACGAGTAAGCCAGCCAAAGATCGCGCGTTCCCTCGCCTTGCTAAAACTGCCTTCGGACATTCGCGAACGCATCGATGCTGGAGAAATTTCAGCACGTGCGGCCTATGAGGCCTCGAAACTTGAGTCCGAAGAACAACAACGTGCCGCCGTTACTGTAGGACCATCGGATCAGGTGCAGCCCTCGATCGACTCGGTGCAAAAGCAGGTTCGGATGCGTGCAGGCAGTACCACTAAGAAGCAGCGAGGTGTGAAGCAGACCTTCGTTCTGGAAGATGGTTGGAAGATCACCGTTTCGGCGGCACGCAAAGCCAACTATCACGAAGTGGAGCAAGCATTGCAGCAAGCTCTCGATGAAGTGCGACTTCGAATCGAGAACAACGTGCAGCTAGGATAA
- a CDS encoding ParA family protein produces the protein MAAITLCLINQKGGCGKSSTCFHLAGAYAALGYSVLLVDADPQGSLSQGFLGSDFVEQLPASETLAALFDENCFFLDQQLLIRPTGFEKISIVPANQHLADFNAPKPATAGMTQFVVREFLEQQDAYDIVMIDCPPNLYQCSWNSMIAANYVVIQVPPEDFGTQGLRAVHQAIDNARQLNPSLRRLGHLVTRYDKRLLVHRSYEERLRELYREMVLDTIVPEASAFKVALACRQPVEFYSSKSAAAVTMRELVGEIMGRIAQKAKKRTVA, from the coding sequence ATGGCAGCAATCACACTTTGTCTCATCAATCAGAAAGGCGGCTGCGGCAAGAGTTCGACATGCTTCCATCTAGCAGGTGCGTACGCAGCACTTGGCTATTCGGTTCTGCTCGTTGACGCCGATCCACAAGGATCACTTAGCCAGGGCTTTCTCGGATCTGATTTCGTGGAACAGTTACCAGCAAGCGAAACACTTGCCGCATTGTTCGATGAGAACTGCTTCTTCCTCGATCAGCAGTTGCTCATCCGCCCAACAGGATTTGAGAAGATCTCGATCGTTCCTGCGAACCAACACCTCGCCGACTTCAACGCTCCAAAGCCTGCAACCGCAGGCATGACTCAATTCGTCGTCCGTGAATTCCTTGAGCAGCAGGACGCATACGACATCGTGATGATCGACTGCCCACCAAATCTCTATCAATGCAGTTGGAACTCGATGATTGCAGCGAACTACGTTGTGATTCAAGTTCCTCCTGAAGACTTCGGAACCCAAGGCCTGCGTGCCGTGCATCAAGCCATCGATAACGCACGCCAGCTGAATCCATCACTTCGCCGCTTGGGACATCTAGTAACAAGGTATGACAAACGGCTCCTCGTTCATCGTTCCTACGAGGAGCGATTGCGAGAACTCTATCGAGAGATGGTGCTAGACACGATCGTGCCAGAAGCTTCCGCATTCAAAGTTGCATTGGCATGTCGGCAGCCAGTGGAGTTTTACAGTTCCAAATCGGCTGCGGCGGTGACGATGCGAGAATTGGTCGGCGAGATCATGGGGCGAATTGCACAGAAAGCGAAGAAGAGAACGGTGGCGTAG